A window of the Rhineura floridana isolate rRhiFlo1 chromosome 13, rRhiFlo1.hap2, whole genome shotgun sequence genome harbors these coding sequences:
- the LOC133369020 gene encoding sulfotransferase 2B1-like isoform X2: MYRLDVTETFAGLSLPGHLHTQESLNFASTFQFCGSDVLLVTYPKSGTTWMQEILTLIYSDGDPRPAKTTPNWARTPWLEHIHFKELLQETEGPRLLTTHMPPQVLAASLRKAKPKVIHLVRNPKDVAVSFYHFCRMANFFPDPGSFDEFLLAFLDGTVHYGSWFEHTKGWLNCKEELDVFYITYEELHQVLSETGGTTSPRCRLSSSRRSSSRKWEAAAWVSWTDGSTIQEPRGCNQVGMPRMFRGPNLAHQSGWMGSGACLPEKGTH, encoded by the exons ATGTACAGGCTGGATGTAACGGAGACCTTTGCCGGCCTCAGCCTGCCAGGCCACCTCCACACGCAAGAGTCCCTGAACTTTGCCAGCACCTTCCAGTTCTGTGGCTCTGATGTCCTCCTAGTTACCTACCCCAAATCAG GCACCACCTGGATGCAGGAAATCCTGACCTTAATCTACAGTGACGGAGACCCACGGCCTGCCAAGACAACCCCCAACTGGGCCCGGACCCCCTGGCTAGAGCACATCCACTTCAAAGAGCTTCTCCAGGAGACTGAAGGACCTCGCCTCCTCACCACCCACATGCCCCCGCAAGTGTTGGCAGCTTCCCTGAGGAAAGCGAAGCCCAAG GTGATTCATCTGGTCAGAAACCCGAAAGATGTTGCCGTCTCTTTCTATCACTTCTGCAGAATGGCCAACTTCTTCCCTGACCCCGGCTCCTTCGATGAGTTCCTCCTCGCCTTCTTGGATGGCACAG TGCACTATGGCTCCTGGTTTGAGCACACCAAAGGGTGGCTGAACTGCAAGGAGGAGCTGGATGTTTTCTACATCACCTATGAGGAGCTGCACCAG GTATTGTCGGAGACTGGAGGAACCACTTCTCCCCGCTGCAGACTGAGCTCTTCAAGAAGAAGTTCCAGCAGGAAATGGGAGGCCGCTGCCTGGGTTTCATGGACTGATGGGAGCACGATCCAGGAGCCAAGGGGGTGCAACCAGGTGGGGATGCCCAGGATGTTCAGAGGACCAAATCTGGCACACCAAAGTGGGTGGATGGGGAGTGGGGCCTGCTTACCGGAAAAGGGCACCCACTGA
- the LOC133369020 gene encoding sulfotransferase 2B1-like isoform X1 — protein sequence MYRLDVTETFAGLSLPGHLHTQESLNFASTFQFCGSDVLLVTYPKSGTTWMQEILTLIYSDGDPRPAKTTPNWARTPWLEHIHFKELLQETEGPRLLTTHMPPQVLAASLRKAKPKVIHLVRNPKDVAVSFYHFCRMANFFPDPGSFDEFLLAFLDGTVHYGSWFEHTKGWLNCKEELDVFYITYEELHQDLEGSVERLSAFLGHPLPPGQMDSIRQHCSFVSMSNNQMVNGALIPHEIMDPSKSQFMRKGIVGDWRNHFSPLQTELFKKKFQQEMGGRCLGFMD from the exons ATGTACAGGCTGGATGTAACGGAGACCTTTGCCGGCCTCAGCCTGCCAGGCCACCTCCACACGCAAGAGTCCCTGAACTTTGCCAGCACCTTCCAGTTCTGTGGCTCTGATGTCCTCCTAGTTACCTACCCCAAATCAG GCACCACCTGGATGCAGGAAATCCTGACCTTAATCTACAGTGACGGAGACCCACGGCCTGCCAAGACAACCCCCAACTGGGCCCGGACCCCCTGGCTAGAGCACATCCACTTCAAAGAGCTTCTCCAGGAGACTGAAGGACCTCGCCTCCTCACCACCCACATGCCCCCGCAAGTGTTGGCAGCTTCCCTGAGGAAAGCGAAGCCCAAG GTGATTCATCTGGTCAGAAACCCGAAAGATGTTGCCGTCTCTTTCTATCACTTCTGCAGAATGGCCAACTTCTTCCCTGACCCCGGCTCCTTCGATGAGTTCCTCCTCGCCTTCTTGGATGGCACAG TGCACTATGGCTCCTGGTTTGAGCACACCAAAGGGTGGCTGAACTGCAAGGAGGAGCTGGATGTTTTCTACATCACCTATGAGGAGCTGCACCAG GATCTGGAGGGCTCTGTGGAGCGACTGAGCGCCTTCCTGGGCCATCCTCTGCCGCCAGGCCAGATGGATTCCATCCGGCAGCATTGCAGCTTTGTCTCAATGAGCAACAACCAGATGGTGAATGGCGCACTCATTCCTCATGAGATCATGGATCCAAGCAAGAGCCAGTTCATGAGGAAAG GTATTGTCGGAGACTGGAGGAACCACTTCTCCCCGCTGCAGACTGAGCTCTTCAAGAAGAAGTTCCAGCAGGAAATGGGAGGCCGCTGCCTGGGTTTCATGGACTGA